The genomic stretch TGGTGGGCGGACTCAACCTGAAAAGCCTGTATGGCGATGCTGCACTTTCTATTTTTGTGATGCCCCCAAGCATGGAAGAATTGGAAAAGCGCTTACGCGGAAGACAAACCGATAGCGAGGATAAAATAAGACAGCGCCTGGCCAAAGCCCGAAAAGAAATTGGTCGCTCCGATCGTTTTGATCACATTTTGCTGAACAATGATTTGGCTACAGCCAAAAAGGAAGCCGAAAGTTTAGTGCGTTTATTTTTAGGGAAATGAGCAAAAAGAAAACAGGACTTTACTTCGGGACTTTCAACCCTATCCACATCGGGCATTGTGTGATTGCGCAACACATGCTTGAGTTTACTGATCTTGATGAAGTTTGGTTTGTGGTAACCCCCCACAATCCTCACAAAAAGAAAAATACCCTGCTGGATGACTATCAGCGCCTGCACATGGTACAGCTTGCTGTAGATGATCAATACAAAATGCAGGTGAGCAATATGGAGTTTGACCTGCCGCAACCTTCTTATACGGCCACCACTTTGGCCCATGCGGTAGAAAAATATCCCAATCATGAGTTTTCACTCATCATGGGTGCCGACAATCTGGAGACCTTTCACAAGTGGCGCAACTATGAGTGGATATTGGAGCACCACCACATATATGTGTACCCACGCATAGAATCTGATGGTGGAGATTTGAAACTACACCCACACGTTACCATCACCGAGGCACCTATCATGCAAATTGCCTCAACCGACATTCGAAATGCTATAAAAGATGGCAAGAATGTAAGTTTTATGCTTCCCGAAAAAGTGTGGAAGTATGTAGATGAAGAGCTTTTTTATAGGTAGAAATTTAGTCACCCTAAGTGACCTAAAAAGTGAGGTTGTATCGCAGGGTGGCGCTTTAGTTTGCTTCCACTCAGCACTTCTGCGGTGATGTAATTCGTTTCACCCTGGTGAACTTGTCTTATTATATTGCTAGATTAAATTCTTTGAAATTGTATTTACGAATAAGAGCAAAATGAAAAATTTCAGAAGCGAATTTCAAGCATATTTGGATCGAGTCAATTCCTATTCAAAGATTGTAACACCCCATTCTATATTTGGCGATATCCATATTCGATTTGAACTTGGAGGTGACACTAGGTTTAAAATAATAAGAAATGGGGTCGAGGTTGAATGGTGGAACGATAGGCGCAGAATGACAAAGATTGACAAAGTCAACTACAAAAATCACATCAAAGAAAGAGTGTCACAAGCTACATTTCGAGCAACAACCTTGTTCAACGAGACATTTAATGATCCAGAATCTGAGATTTGGGTTCTTATTTACGAATATGAAGAAGGACTTTTCAATAACGGTAATAACTTTTTGCTAAATCTATTTTCACCGAATTTACTTAACAGGTTCTATGATAACACAGAACAAGTGGAAACTCAGATGATGACGGAGCATCAGGATGGGAGTTTTACTTTTGATAAAGTTGAGGCAAGAATAGTTATTGGAAAAGTGAAAGTGAAGGACATTAAAACCGAAGAAATCCTGAACGGTATTGCGAACAATGAAATGGGGCTTGAGCCTTCGATTAGTCAAACTGTTTACTTTTTAGACCCTAGCACAAATCGCGGATTCTACATGTATGATGATAGGGGCTGTTATGTGTGGAGTGACACTCCTGATAAAATAACGCCCCTCTATCACAAGCGAAATGAGTGGATAGTAAACTACCATCGGCCTGAGATTGACAAATATTTTAACAAATATTAGTGGATATTCTTTTTACCCAAACAAAGCTTAAGCCGCCAGCCTTGATAAGTGCTGGCATGGTTTTGCATGAAGCCATGTCTCTACTATATATGCTAGAAAGTATTAGAGTTTATAAAAAGAAATAATGCAGACATTAAAAGAACAAACAGACGCCAAAATTGCCGCTGGGAGAAAAGCTAATCCAGAATTTATGAAAGGTGTGGATGCTATAATTGAAGAAGCAAAAGCTTTTGAAAAGGGAAGCCATGCCATTAAAGTTGGAGAAAAGGCACCAGATTTTGAGCTGCCCAATGCAAAAGGAGAAAACGTGTCTATGGAGGCTTTGTTAGAAAAAGGCCCGCTTGTGATTACCTTTTACAGAGGTAGTTGGTGTCCTTACTGCAACTTGCAATTTAAAGCTTTACAATCTCGATTGGGTGAAATTCAGGCGCTAGGTGCTACATTAATTGGCATTAGCCCGGAAGTACCTGACGGCTCTTTGACCGAAAGTGAGATTAGCAAAATGGAGTTCACCGTATTGTCTGACCAGGATGCAAAAGTTGCTTCACAATATGGAGTAGCCTGGGAGGTTCCTGAGTTTTTGCAAGAACATATGCGGGTAGATCGCAAACTCGACTTGGAAAAAATCAACAATGGAAACGGTAGCATTTTACCTATTCCAGCCACATTTATTGTGGACAGCAATGGTATTGTAAAGTGGACTTATGTGAATGTTGATTACAGAACACGCTCAGAGCCTGAGGAAATTATTGAGGCTTTGAAAAATCTATCGAAATAGGTTTTTTCCGATTTCATTTTCCGGGTTTATTATTCATAATGGTGGTAAAGTATTAGGGTTTTGGTAAAATACTTTGACGGCTTTACTTTGCCACAAAGTATTCTATGCAGCCAATCTCCACCAAGCAAGATCAATCCACCGCCACACAGGTTTTAGCGGAAGCTTACCAGCAAGCCTCTAATATTAACTGGGCCGTAGATTCGAGCAGCAAAAAGCTGAACTACTTTTTTTCTTCTTTGCTGAAAGATGCTATCGCAAAAGATGGTGCCTACCTTACGAGTAACAGTCGTGGTGTTTTGCTTTTGTATAATATGAAAGCCAGGAGCCGCTCGATAAGTTCAGTATTTAGAAAGCTGCATCTTATGATCTTTTTAATAGGCATAAAGAAAAGTACACAGCTGATGAAGCTGGAAAAGCTGAAGAACAAGTTGAGGCCTAAATCTGGTTTATACGGAATGGCTTTGGCGATATTGAATGATGAACACCGCTGGCAAACTGCTCTGGAAGTGAAACGGGGTTTCTTAGAATTATCTAAAAAAAAGCAATTGCCGATATATGCGGAGACCACAAATGAGCGCATTGTAAAACTGTATGAAACCATAGGCTTTGATACTTACCACAAAATGAGGCACCCTTATACAGAGCTAAATGTGTGGTTTATGAAAATGGAAAGCAGACCAGAGAATTAAGAGAAATCATTTACATGGCATAAAAATTGTCAGGTAAAGAACATTCGGAAAAATCTCACTTTCCTATTTTTGATTCTCATTAAACAAATTAATCTATGAAAAAACTGAGTTACTTACTGGCCATCGCAGCCACAGCCGTTTTTGCTTTTGCGTTTACCAACAATGATATGTTGAGCATTGGTGAAAAAGCTCCATTGGCAGATGTCAAGATGAAAGACGTTTCAGGAAAATCACTTAGCCTGAATGATATGAAGGGTGAAAATGGTCTTTTGGTGATTTTTAGTTGCAACACTTGCCCGTTTGTAATCGGCTGGGAAGACCAATATCCAGGACTTGGGAAGTTTACCAAGAAAAACAATATAGGCATGGTGCTAGTGAATAGCAACGAGGCCAAGCGTGCGGGTGAAGACTCTATGGAAGAAATGAAGGCTCACTATAAGGATGCCGGATACAACACGCCTTACGTGATTGATGAAAACCATAAACTGGCTGATGCCATGGGTGGAAAAACTACCCCACATGTATACCTTTTTGACAAAGACATGAAGCTGGTATATCGTGGAGCCATTAACGATAAGTATGAAAACAAAGAAAAGAAAGCCACTAAATTTTACCTGAATGATGCCATGGCACAGTTGGTAAAAGGCCAAGAAATAGACAATCCCGTGACTACGGAGCGTGGTTGTTCTATTAAAAGGGTTAAATCTTAGATTTATAACTCTTTCCCTATAAATGCGAAAGCGGCCTCTAACCCGGGCCGCTTTTTTTGTTTTATGAAGTTCTCTTTTATCAACCAGCCTTCGATACTTTAAAACTTTGCTCACGCCAGTTTTAAAACTCAGGCTGACGCATCATAAATTATAAAAGCGACCGTAGCAATAGTCGATCTTTTTCACATCGTCACTTACTTGTATCTGCGGAATGTCTCCCTGAGTGACCGACCGCAGGGAGGTTGTATCGAAGGGCAACTACCCTAATCGGCTGAAGCAAAATTCCGCCACACTCTAAGGTTAGAAAACCCACCTTTTTGCAAACCCTTCTGAGCAATTAGTGGTTTCTGAAAAACATCGATTGTCTTTTCTCCTGAAAAGGATCCATATTTACTAAGGTCAAAACTAAGAGTGCCTATATCACCAAAAAAGCCGGTTCCTTTGGTAAAGCGCATTTTCACTTCACTCTTTCCGCTATAGCGGGAATTGGTTTCGTCCGTCATTTCTACATAAAGTCGCTGGGTATCGCCCCAAGTCATTTTATCCATAAAGCCCAATTCCTTTATCTCTATCAGTTCATCACCGTTCCAAATTTCCACTCGAGAAATCAGATTACTTGTAATACCAATATCTATTCTATCCACATTGGGGTTTCCGCCAACGGTAATGCGTTGGCCATAAAAGTCTCTGCCTTGTATTCCATTATTATTTGGGGAGTGAAAATCCACGCTCGACTTAAAGACTCCAACTTTAGTAAACTCAGTAGGTACTTCTGAAAGAACTATGGTTTTACCTTCTACAGGATTGGCAATATTAAGGTCAGCTTGTGGATCGCTGAAACTAAATCCAACTATTAAAATAAGGACTAGCAGAAATGCTGATAAACCACCGAGCCATTTTAAAACTTTCTTTTTCATAAGGTTTAGATTTTAGAAAATTAGAACGTGAACTTGTTCGAGCTTAGTATAGACTTGCCAGGGTTCAGAACCCTCGCAGGGCTACAGAATTAAATCCCAAACTTCACCCCTACTAAAACATATCTCGGCAACACATTGTAACGGGTAGTGCTCACAAAAAAATCATTGAAAGCATCCTGACGAATAATCTCCTCACCCAGCAAATTGAGAGAGCGAATGCTAAACTCCCATGGGCCATCATTCAATAGATAATACAAGCCGGCATTCAGAAAGTCGTATTCACTGGTTCCCAAGCCGCCACCGGCTTTGTAAAGGTTATAAGTATAGTCTGCTCTAAAGGTGAAGCCATTCCAAAAGGCCGCCTCCACTTCTATTGACGGGCTATGGGTAACAAAACTATTGCTCACACCTGCCCCGGTGTAGTCATTGTAAATTAGGCTATAGGTCAAATCTAGATTCGGGGCTTTCTTAAAGTTAGTGCTCAAGCCAGCGCTATAGTTTTGCGTTACACTTTCGCTTTCATTAGCCTCACCATTCACTTGATTGTTAATATCACTCAAAGCCACATTTGCACCAACATCAGCTTTTAATTTTCCAAAGCGCTTTTCTATGCGCCCAAACCCTGCCAATATCTGGTTTATTCCATCCGTATTTATGGGAGTGTTTATGCGTCCCAAACCAGTATTGTCAAAAACCACCACATTGGTAATATCCCTTTCCTTGAGGCTATAATTTACCCCTCCAAAAATGTTGGTGAAGTTGAACAGATTGATATTGTAATAGGCCAATGTAATTTGATGAACCAAAGCATTTGTAATTTCCGGGTTTCCCCTAAAAAGGGAGTTGTAGCTGGAAATAACCGTTCCATTTATCACATTATTGATGTCCGTAAATTCGGCCTGCATCTTATAGTCCAGCTGAATTCTCTCCGATTTTTTAAAGTCATATCTCGCAAAAAAATCGGGAAGCAAAAACTGACGGGTATCCGGATTTTCGCGACCATTCTGCGTGTCATTCAGATTATACACATGATAATTCAAACCTGGGGTAAGAATGAATTTCCCAAGCTTCACCTTGTAATGAGCCGACCCATATAGGTCAGTGAGTGAAAACTTCACATCGTTATTATTCAAATCATCCTGAGTGTACAGATTTCGCGTTCCATCGTTTAGCTCTTCTTCTATGTATGAATTATAAATCTGGTCGGTGTGGCTTACTCCAATAGTAAAGTTTAAGTGCGTGGTTTTACTAAACAGGTAATAATAATTCAGGCTTGCGTCATACTTATTGGTCTTCACCTCTTTGTACTGAATCAAGTTAAAAGGCGAAGCCAAGCTATCTGCTGGTGGTATCACTTGAATAAAAAGAGGTAAATCTGAACTCAAAGCTAAAGTGGGGTTTTGTAGTTTATGAAGCTGCTGCCCCTCAAATGAAAATAGGTGGCCGTTATCTGTTTCCCAATATGCTTCCAGCTTTTGCTGAATGGAATAGGGCTTTTCCCGATCGGCCGAATTCACACCATTGGTGATGATTCCATAATCTGAAGATTGTCTGGTCACGTTTTCTATTTCCGAAATCTTACCAAAAGCATCGTAGCTAATATGTACTTCTTTGTTTGGCGTATAGGTTACCGAAACCTTCCCCAGGCCCGACTTATTATTCTGCACATTATTAGTGCTAAGCACCTCGGTAAGGTCATTCGTGTCTACCTGCAAATACTTTCTATTGGTAAGATTAGATGACAAAGTTTTGGTTTGGCTACCTATCACAAAACCCGTTACACTCCACTTTTTGCTTGGGTTGTAACTAAAGTTAAAAGCGCCCAACTTGGAGGTAATTTCCTCCGCACGATTGTTTGAAGTAGTGCTCACACCAATGTTGTCCTGCCCAAATCGAAAGGAAGAACCTGATCGCATATTGAAGTTTCGAAAGCCTCCGCTAAAGCGAAAATAATCCTGAGCCGTAAAAGCAGGCTCCCCAACATTATTGATATCGCCAATAAAGTTGACACTAAACTTGGGCGAATAATAGAAAAGATTGGGGTGTAAAAGGTAGCGTTCATCTAGGCCTCCTTCGGCTGTCATATCTCCAAAAAAGATGTTTTTCTTTCCCTCTTTCAGCTTTATGTTCAGCGCAATTCTATCGTCATTATCCACACCTTGCATAGGTGAAACATCATTATAATTCCGCAATACCTGCACTTTATCCACCGCATTGGCAGGAATATTTTTGGTAGCCAACTTGGTATCTCCATCAAAAAAGTCACGGCCCTCTACCATCACTTTCTCCACATTTTTGCCCTGCACTTTTACCTGGCCATCTTTGTCCACCTCAAAACCCGGCAGTTGCTCCAGCACATCTTCCAACTTACGCTCTTGCCCCGTGGTAAAAGCCTCCGCTTTGTAACTTATGGTATCTCCAGAAACGGTGATAGGAATATCCTCCACTACCTCCACTTCCTGAAGTTCATTATTAAGAGGAGTCATCACAATGTTTTGCACCACTGTTTCATCACTTTCCTTTACTGTAAAAGTGATTTCTTGCTGCTCAAAACCCAAATAGGAAAAACGGAGAAAATAGGCTTCCCCACGATCTACTGAAATTCGATATCGACCTCGGTCATCCGAAAAAGCATAGCCCAACATCGAAGTATCCGCAGCGCTTAGAGCTATTATATTGGCCATCTCAAGCGGAGTATTGGCCGTATCCTTTACGGTTCCCTCTATTCTTAGCTTTTGGCCAAATGTGTTTATTGCAAAAAGTAAAATAACAAATATTAGCAGCGTTTTTAAATACATAAGTCGGTGGCCTAATCTGGAATTTGAATCTTTATTCCACTATTTCCGCCACGGCTGCCACCGCCTCCGTACATCTCTTTCATCTGCTCCATCTTTTTGGTAGCAATCTCTTTAAACTCTTTGCGCGTTACCTCTTCGCCTGTTTTCGGCTCTTCAATAGTTACTTTCTCTTTAGGATTCAACACTACTTGACTGCAAAGAATTACCGTGCTTCCATTGTTCACTTCCATTATCAAGCCTGGCAAACCCCAGTATTGATCAGGGCCTTGGTTTACCGGAATTTGTTGCGTATACCACGCGGTAATCGTCACTATTTTCTTTTCCTCTTCTTCCTCTATTTCTTCGTCATCTGCAGATGTGCTAATGCTCTTTTCGACTACTTCTGTTTCGGCTGTTGCCTTAAAGCAAGTATAACTTCCAATGGTTTTCGATTCTTTGCCGAGCTTCCAATCGAGCGCCTCCAAGGTATCTTTTATCAAAAACTCCTTTCCAAAAAACTCCATCTGTCGGGTTTCGCGGCTATCCTTTACTTGTTTGTAAAAAACACCTCCCCTACCCATTACGGTTCCCAAAATGTCCATTCCCGGAAAACCGCCTTGCTCAAGCTGTTCCACTTCTTTATAAATGGATTCGGTTTTCGAAAAAGTAAGTGTGTATTCTTTTTGAAGATATTGATTCAGCATCTTCATCACCATGGCTTGCTGATCGCCACTTACGGCAGATGAGTCCATTTTTAAATCCAGCGATGTGGATGTTTTGTAGGTTGCAATGCCTTGAAAGTTTTGAGCTTGACTCAAACCTAAAGCACCAGCAAATAGAAGGGTAAGAATGTATTTCATAGGGCGGTAATTTTTCCAACAACGAAATGTACGAAGTATGTTGCTGGTTGGCCGCGTTTTAACAAAACTTTAGTACGAAGGTTCAACGCATATCAAACTGGCGCATACCTTCACCCAAAGCCATTGCCACCGCATTGGAAAGATTGAAGCTGCGCACTTTGCCGCCAAAGGGAATCTTCACCAACTGCTCTTTAAATTGCTCCACCATTTCCGGGTCCAAGCCTTTTGACTCCTTGCCAAAAATCAACCAATCCCCAGCTTTGAATTCAGTTTTGTAATATGCCTTGTCAGCCTTGGTGGTAAAGAAAAACATGCGCGATGGATCTTCAACTTTCGTTAAAAGCGCTTCAAAGTTTTCATGAATAGTTAAGTCCAAATCCGGCCAATAGTCCAAACCAGCCCGCTTTACTCTGCTATCGGTAATTTCAAAACCCATAGGTTTTACAATATGCAAGCGGCTTTCACTACCCACACAAAGCCGACCAATGTTCCCCGTATTATTAGGAATTTCAGGGTTTACTAAAACGATGTTCAAATGTGGTGAGGCCATAAAATAAGGTCAGTAATAACTTAAAAATGAAAGCCTATAATTTCTCAATCAGCTCTGCAAAAAGCGAGCTCAACACGTTGTCCGCCTTATTGGCTACGGCAATTATTTCATCTATTGCCACAGACTTTAAATCATCAGGATTGCATTCATCGGTAATTACCGACACTGCCATACAAGGCACCCCCATGTGATTAGCCACAATAACTTCAGGCACCGTGCTCATCCCAACCAAATCAGCTCCGATGATTCCTAAAAATCTATATTCAGCGCGGGTTTCCAGATTTGGGCCTGGAACCGCGACATAAACACCTTCTTTAATATTTACTACCTTCTGTTTGGCTATTTCTTTAAACTTTGCTCCAAGATCTCGTGAATACGGTTGGCTCATGTCAGGGAACCTAGGACCCAAAATTTCTGGGTTTGGTCCTGTAAGTGGATTTTCAGTTTGGAGATTTATATGGTCATCAATCAGCACCAAATCTCCTTTTTTGTAGTTGAGATTTATCCCCCCGGCAGCATTTGATAGCAACAGGTTTTTAATACCCAACAGCTTCATTACTCTTAAAGGAAAGGTAATCTCTTTGGTAGAATAACCTTCATAAAAATGAAAACGCCCTTGCATGGCAATCACACGCTTACCCGCAACTAAACCCAATACTAACTGTCCCGCATGAAACTCCATTGTAGCAACTGGAAAATGAGGAATACTACTGTAATGGACTCGCTCTAACACCTCCATTTTTTCGATAAACTTACCCAAGCCTGTGCCCAACACAATTCCAACATCAGCCTTATCAAAACCTTTACGTCTCAAAAATTCGGATGCCTCTTCAATTCGATGAATCATGGATGGGGAGTTTAATTCCTGTTTAGAAATTCAAAATTCGACAAAACAGAATAGATAGCCAACATTAAATATGAGACCAAGGCTTCAATCGAATTAAAATAGAAAGTAGTAAAAGAGGGAAAAAAAATTAAAATTTGGGCAGTAATCCAAATTTAGCTCACCACATACTGCTCAATATAATTTGACAAGTCTTTCATAGAAATCGGCTTCGGAATGTAATGATCCATCCCTGCCTCCAGATACTTTTCTTTATCACCTTGCATGGCATTGGCCGTAAGAGCTATAATAACAGGAGCTTCTTCTCCCATTACTTTCTTTATTTCTTGACTAGCAGCTACACCGTCCAATTGCGGCATTTGAATATCCATAAATACCAAATCATACGCACCACTCACAACAGCTTCCACAGCCTCTCGACCGTTCGAAACAATGTCAACATTATGATTAAGTTTCCTAAAAAGGAGTTTAGCTAACTTTTGATTAACCAAATTATCTTCTGCCATTAAAATTCTCGAACCCGCAGAGTTGTTTGCGGTAGGTGTGAATGCCCTGACTGTTTTTTCAGTTATCTCTTGCACGTAATCCAATTTTAGTTGTTCAACTTATCTAAGTATTTTTTGTTTTTGGCGGTTGAGAGAGAGGGCCAAAAACACTTTTATAAATAAGGTTATAAAAAAACAAGCACAAGAACTCAAAGTAGAGGACGAGAAATTCTTGAGATTATTTACACCTGAAAATTAATAGAATTTCACCAGAATGCAACAATTTTGTGATGATTCACACGTTATATTCGGTCAATCACATTTAACGCATGATTAATCTTACAGAATAGAGTTACTTTCTTATAAGCCATACACTTTACCTGGGTAGCTTTTCACCACCCCTTTTAGCTCTAAACCCATCAAATGTTGCAAGGCTTTATTAACCGGGATTTTCAATGATAAGCAGATAATATCCAACTCTTCCTTTCCACCTCTATCACGCAGCAAGTCAGCTATTTGCTTTT from Owenweeksia hongkongensis DSM 17368 encodes the following:
- the nadD gene encoding nicotinate (nicotinamide) nucleotide adenylyltransferase: MSKKKTGLYFGTFNPIHIGHCVIAQHMLEFTDLDEVWFVVTPHNPHKKKNTLLDDYQRLHMVQLAVDDQYKMQVSNMEFDLPQPSYTATTLAHAVEKYPNHEFSLIMGADNLETFHKWRNYEWILEHHHIYVYPRIESDGGDLKLHPHVTITEAPIMQIASTDIRNAIKDGKNVSFMLPEKVWKYVDEELFYR
- a CDS encoding DUF3885 domain-containing protein, whose translation is MKNFRSEFQAYLDRVNSYSKIVTPHSIFGDIHIRFELGGDTRFKIIRNGVEVEWWNDRRRMTKIDKVNYKNHIKERVSQATFRATTLFNETFNDPESEIWVLIYEYEEGLFNNGNNFLLNLFSPNLLNRFYDNTEQVETQMMTEHQDGSFTFDKVEARIVIGKVKVKDIKTEEILNGIANNEMGLEPSISQTVYFLDPSTNRGFYMYDDRGCYVWSDTPDKITPLYHKRNEWIVNYHRPEIDKYFNKY
- a CDS encoding peroxiredoxin-like family protein; this encodes MQTLKEQTDAKIAAGRKANPEFMKGVDAIIEEAKAFEKGSHAIKVGEKAPDFELPNAKGENVSMEALLEKGPLVITFYRGSWCPYCNLQFKALQSRLGEIQALGATLIGISPEVPDGSLTESEISKMEFTVLSDQDAKVASQYGVAWEVPEFLQEHMRVDRKLDLEKINNGNGSILPIPATFIVDSNGIVKWTYVNVDYRTRSEPEEIIEALKNLSK
- a CDS encoding thioredoxin family protein, with amino-acid sequence MKKLSYLLAIAATAVFAFAFTNNDMLSIGEKAPLADVKMKDVSGKSLSLNDMKGENGLLVIFSCNTCPFVIGWEDQYPGLGKFTKKNNIGMVLVNSNEAKRAGEDSMEEMKAHYKDAGYNTPYVIDENHKLADAMGGKTTPHVYLFDKDMKLVYRGAINDKYENKEKKATKFYLNDAMAQLVKGQEIDNPVTTERGCSIKRVKS
- a CDS encoding TonB-dependent receptor; translated protein: MYLKTLLIFVILLFAINTFGQKLRIEGTVKDTANTPLEMANIIALSAADTSMLGYAFSDDRGRYRISVDRGEAYFLRFSYLGFEQQEITFTVKESDETVVQNIVMTPLNNELQEVEVVEDIPITVSGDTISYKAEAFTTGQERKLEDVLEQLPGFEVDKDGQVKVQGKNVEKVMVEGRDFFDGDTKLATKNIPANAVDKVQVLRNYNDVSPMQGVDNDDRIALNIKLKEGKKNIFFGDMTAEGGLDERYLLHPNLFYYSPKFSVNFIGDINNVGEPAFTAQDYFRFSGGFRNFNMRSGSSFRFGQDNIGVSTTSNNRAEEITSKLGAFNFSYNPSKKWSVTGFVIGSQTKTLSSNLTNRKYLQVDTNDLTEVLSTNNVQNNKSGLGKVSVTYTPNKEVHISYDAFGKISEIENVTRQSSDYGIITNGVNSADREKPYSIQQKLEAYWETDNGHLFSFEGQQLHKLQNPTLALSSDLPLFIQVIPPADSLASPFNLIQYKEVKTNKYDASLNYYYLFSKTTHLNFTIGVSHTDQIYNSYIEEELNDGTRNLYTQDDLNNNDVKFSLTDLYGSAHYKVKLGKFILTPGLNYHVYNLNDTQNGRENPDTRQFLLPDFFARYDFKKSERIQLDYKMQAEFTDINNVINGTVISSYNSLFRGNPEITNALVHQITLAYYNINLFNFTNIFGGVNYSLKERDITNVVVFDNTGLGRINTPINTDGINQILAGFGRIEKRFGKLKADVGANVALSDINNQVNGEANESESVTQNYSAGLSTNFKKAPNLDLTYSLIYNDYTGAGVSNSFVTHSPSIEVEAAFWNGFTFRADYTYNLYKAGGGLGTSEYDFLNAGLYYLLNDGPWEFSIRSLNLLGEEIIRQDAFNDFFVSTTRYNVLPRYVLVGVKFGI
- a CDS encoding GLPGLI family protein; translated protein: MKYILTLLFAGALGLSQAQNFQGIATYKTSTSLDLKMDSSAVSGDQQAMVMKMLNQYLQKEYTLTFSKTESIYKEVEQLEQGGFPGMDILGTVMGRGGVFYKQVKDSRETRQMEFFGKEFLIKDTLEALDWKLGKESKTIGSYTCFKATAETEVVEKSISTSADDEEIEEEEEKKIVTITAWYTQQIPVNQGPDQYWGLPGLIMEVNNGSTVILCSQVVLNPKEKVTIEEPKTGEEVTRKEFKEIATKKMEQMKEMYGGGGSRGGNSGIKIQIPD
- a CDS encoding tRNA (cytidine(34)-2'-O)-methyltransferase, with amino-acid sequence MASPHLNIVLVNPEIPNNTGNIGRLCVGSESRLHIVKPMGFEITDSRVKRAGLDYWPDLDLTIHENFEALLTKVEDPSRMFFFTTKADKAYYKTEFKAGDWLIFGKESKGLDPEMVEQFKEQLVKIPFGGKVRSFNLSNAVAMALGEGMRQFDMR
- a CDS encoding purine-nucleoside phosphorylase, with protein sequence MIHRIEEASEFLRRKGFDKADVGIVLGTGLGKFIEKMEVLERVHYSSIPHFPVATMEFHAGQLVLGLVAGKRVIAMQGRFHFYEGYSTKEITFPLRVMKLLGIKNLLLSNAAGGINLNYKKGDLVLIDDHINLQTENPLTGPNPEILGPRFPDMSQPYSRDLGAKFKEIAKQKVVNIKEGVYVAVPGPNLETRAEYRFLGIIGADLVGMSTVPEVIVANHMGVPCMAVSVITDECNPDDLKSVAIDEIIAVANKADNVLSSLFAELIEKL
- a CDS encoding response regulator, whose protein sequence is MQEITEKTVRAFTPTANNSAGSRILMAEDNLVNQKLAKLLFRKLNHNVDIVSNGREAVEAVVSGAYDLVFMDIQMPQLDGVAASQEIKKVMGEEAPVIIALTANAMQGDKEKYLEAGMDHYIPKPISMKDLSNYIEQYVVS